One Punica granatum isolate Tunisia-2019 chromosome 3, ASM765513v2, whole genome shotgun sequence genomic window carries:
- the LOC116198996 gene encoding probable sulfate transporter 3.5 has product MAINSSGESFNKVNFATPRSFATTFRSHAKETLFPDDPFKEFKNEKPLKKALQYFVPIFEWLPKYNLSLFRYDFLAGITITSLAIPQGISYAKLANVPPIIGLYSSFVPPLIYAIFGSSKHIAIGTVAAASLLIAAMIEEKVSYDDNPSLYVHLVFTATLFTGIFQSLLGIFRLGILVDFLSHSTIIGFMSGTAIIICLQQLKGIFGLTHFTTKTDLISVMHAVFSHRNEWRWESAVVGICFLAFLLFTRYLRKRNPRLFWVSAIAPMVTVIVGGVFAYFAHVEKHGIQIVGHLKKGLNPPSIQYLNFDSQYLPVTLKAGIISGILALAEGIAIGRSFAIMRNYQTDGNKEMIAFGFMNIVGSFTSCYLTTGPFSKSAVNFNAGCRTAMSNIVMAVCMMLTLLFLAPLFSYTPLVALSAIIMTAMFGLIEYEEAYRLFKVDKFDFCICMAAFFGVTFISMDVGLMMSVGLSVIRALLYVARPATCKLGNVPDSILFRDIEQYPGSNEIPGMLILQLGSPIYFANCAYIKERVWRWIREENGISNSKENVVEHLLLDFGGVTAIDIAGLETLQELKNSLDSNEIKVSIINPRIEVMEKMILSKFMERVGKESFFLSIEDAVEACRFSMHHEPKAMNGFSGNLEAP; this is encoded by the exons ATGGCCATCAATAGCTCGGGAGAATCATTCAACAAGGTTAATTTTGCCACCCCAAGGAGCTTTGCCACCACCTTCAGGTCCCATGCCAAGGAGACCCTATTCCCCGACGATCCCTTCAAGGAATTCAAGAACGAGAAGCCCCTCAAGAAGGCATTGCAGTACTTCGTCCCGATATTCGAGTGGCTCCCCAAGTACAACTTGAGCCTGTTCCGATATGACTTCCTTGCCGGCATCACGATCACTAGCCTTGCCATCCCCCAGGGCATCAGTTATGCCAAGCTCGCGAATGTCCCTCCCATCATTGGCCTTT ATTCCAGCTTCGTTCCACCCCTTATTTATGCCATATTTGGGAGCTCGAAACACATCGCCATCGGCACGGTGGCGGCTGCTTCACTGCTTATTGCGGCCATGATCGAAGAAAAGGTCTCTTATGACGATAACCCGTCGCTATATGTCCATCTGGTCTTCACAGCTACGCTCTTCACCGGCATTTTTCAATCACTCCTGGGAATTTTCAG GTTGGGAATATTGGTGGATTTTCTGTCACACTCCACCATAATAGGGTTTATGAGTGGGACTGCGATCATAATATGTCTGCAGCAACTGAAGGGCATATTTGGATTGACACATTTCACTACCAAAACCGATCTGATCTCCGTAATGCATGCAGTTTTCAGCCACAGAAATGAG TGGAGATGGGAATCCGCGGTTGTAGGAATTTGCTTCCTTGCTTTCCTCCTCTTCACTCGGTATTTG AGGAAGAGGAACCCAAGGCTATTTTGGGTGTCGGCTATAGCCCCAATGGTGACGGTCATAGTTGGAGGCGTGTTTGCTTATTTCGCACATGTCGAAAAACATGGCATCCAAATT GTGGGCCACTTGAAGAAAGGGTTAAATCCTCCTTCAATTCAATATCTGAACTTCGATTCCCAATACCTACCCGTGACCCTGAAAGCTGGAATCATCTCTGGAATTTTGGCCTTGGCA GAAGGGATAGCAATAGGGAGGAGCTTTGCAATAATGAGAAATTATCAGACGGATGGGAACAAGGAGATGATTGCTTTTGGATTCATGAACATCGTCGGATCTTTCACTTCTTGCTACCTCACCACCG GTCCATTCTCGAAGTCGGCCGTGAACTTCAACGCCGGGTGCCGGACGGCGATGTCGAACATTGTGATGGCAGTGTGCATGATGCTCACGTTGTTGTTCCTGGCCCCCCTGTTCAGCTACACCCCGCTGGTGGCCCTGTCTGCCATCATAATGACCGCGATGTTTGGGTTGATAGAGTACGAGGAAGCTTACAGGCTCTTCAAGGTCGACAAGTTCGACTTCTGCATCTGCATGGCTGCCTTCTTTGGGGTCACCTTCATCAGCATGGACGTCGGGCTCATGATGTCT GTGGGTTTATCAGTGATTAGGGCACTTCTCTACGTAGCTAGGCCTGCCACGTGTAAGCTCGGAAATGTCCCAGATTCTATCCTTTTCAGGGACATAGAGCAGTATCCAGGTTCAAATGAGATTCCTGGCATGTTGATTCTTCAATTGGGATCCCCTATTTATTTTGCAAACTGTGCCTACATCAAAGAGAG GGTTTGGAGGTGGATCAGGGAGGAAAACGGCATTTCGAACTCCAAAGAAAACGTAGTTGAGCATCTGCTCCTAGATTTTGGAG GGGTGACAGCAATCGATATCGCAGGGCTCGAGACGTTGCAAGAGCTTAAGAATAGCTTGGATTCGAACGAGATCAAG GTTTCAATCATAAATCCAAGGATCGAGGTGATGGAGAAGATGATCTTGTCAAAGTTCATGGAGAGGGTTGGGAAGGAATCCTTCTTCTTATCGATCGAAGATGCAGTAGAGGCATGTAGATTCTCGATGCACCACGAACCAAAAGCAATGAATGGCTTCTCAGGGAACCTGGAGGCTCCCTAG